The following proteins come from a genomic window of Streptomyces liliiviolaceus:
- the malQ gene encoding 4-alpha-glucanotransferase, with the protein MPLSRLAALYGVATSYSPSPDRTVAASDTAVVAALTALGVAAGTPSAVRGSLAARERELRERLLPPTVVSWTGTASPAPPPTGGQDTPASASDDAGPGAAAGGGAAPRSDTGPAAPAGAPGGSLLEAALAALPSGTRLRVRTEQGEVRESVEGLPVGVHVLEATAPDGRTARAHLVVAPAKLPAPTGRTYGLLVQVYSLLSRRSWGMGDLGDLTELTAWAGRALGAGFVQVNPMHAAVPGAPTDPSPYRPSSRRYPDPVYLRVEDVPEFAYVDENDRERLLALLARARRLRESVLDKGALIDRDAVWELKREALELVREVPLGPGRRAAYCDFLAQEGEALEDHATWYALAEVYGSDWTRWPQGLRDPRSAETARARAELMDRVDFHSRLAWLTDAQLATAQRSARDAGMDVGLVHDLAVGVHPGGADAWAQQEVFAAGMSVGAPPDAFSVQGQDWGLPPWRPDRLAESGYAPYRRLLRALFRYAGALRIDHVMGLFRLWWVPQGRPATEGTYVRYDAEAMLAILALEASRAGALVIGEDLGTVEPGVRETLQEHGVLGTSVLWFERDWDGTGLPLPPEGWRADCLATATTHDLPPTASRLTGDHVELRDRLGLLTRPVGQERAEAAADVGEWLALLARLGLLQGAAGGVSEQSEEAEIQAVHRFLLRTPARLVGVWLPDAVGDRRPQNLPGTWDQYPNWRLPVADAEGRPVTLEELAASPRLHALMEVLREGRATGGPEPSA; encoded by the coding sequence GGGAACGACTGCTGCCGCCGACGGTGGTGAGCTGGACCGGGACCGCGTCCCCGGCCCCGCCGCCGACGGGCGGCCAGGACACCCCCGCCTCCGCGTCCGACGACGCCGGCCCGGGAGCGGCGGCCGGCGGTGGCGCGGCCCCCCGGAGCGACACGGGCCCGGCCGCGCCGGCCGGCGCACCCGGTGGCTCCTTGCTCGAAGCCGCCCTCGCCGCCCTGCCCTCCGGAACCCGGCTGCGGGTCCGGACCGAGCAGGGAGAGGTCCGGGAGTCCGTCGAGGGGTTGCCGGTCGGCGTGCACGTGCTGGAGGCCACCGCCCCCGACGGGCGTACCGCGCGGGCGCATCTCGTCGTCGCCCCGGCGAAGCTGCCCGCGCCCACCGGACGGACGTACGGGCTGCTTGTGCAGGTCTACTCCCTGCTGTCCCGGCGTTCCTGGGGCATGGGCGACCTCGGGGACCTCACCGAACTGACGGCCTGGGCGGGACGGGCGCTCGGGGCAGGGTTCGTCCAGGTCAACCCGATGCACGCGGCCGTGCCCGGCGCGCCCACCGACCCCTCCCCGTACCGGCCGTCCTCACGCCGCTACCCCGACCCCGTGTATCTGCGCGTCGAGGACGTCCCCGAGTTCGCGTACGTCGACGAGAACGACCGTGAACGGCTGCTCGCGCTGCTGGCGCGCGCCCGTCGGCTGCGCGAATCCGTGCTCGACAAGGGCGCGTTGATCGACCGCGACGCCGTGTGGGAGCTGAAGCGCGAGGCTCTCGAACTGGTCCGCGAGGTGCCGCTCGGGCCCGGCCGCCGGGCCGCCTACTGCGACTTCCTCGCCCAGGAGGGCGAGGCGCTGGAGGACCACGCCACCTGGTACGCCCTCGCGGAGGTGTACGGCTCCGACTGGACGCGGTGGCCGCAGGGCCTGCGCGACCCCCGCTCGGCCGAAACCGCCCGCGCCCGCGCCGAGTTGATGGACCGCGTCGACTTCCACAGCAGGCTCGCCTGGCTGACGGACGCCCAGCTCGCCACCGCCCAGCGCAGCGCCCGCGACGCCGGCATGGACGTCGGTCTCGTGCACGACCTCGCGGTCGGGGTCCACCCCGGTGGCGCCGACGCCTGGGCGCAGCAGGAGGTCTTCGCGGCCGGCATGTCCGTCGGCGCGCCCCCGGACGCGTTCAGCGTCCAGGGCCAGGACTGGGGGCTGCCGCCCTGGCGCCCCGACCGGCTCGCCGAGTCCGGCTACGCCCCGTACCGCCGCCTCCTGCGCGCCCTCTTCCGGTACGCGGGCGCCCTGCGCATCGACCACGTCATGGGCCTCTTCCGGCTCTGGTGGGTCCCGCAGGGCCGCCCGGCCACCGAGGGCACGTACGTCCGTTACGACGCCGAGGCCATGCTCGCGATCCTCGCCCTGGAGGCCTCCCGCGCCGGGGCCCTGGTGATCGGCGAGGACCTGGGCACCGTCGAACCGGGGGTGCGCGAGACGCTCCAGGAGCACGGCGTGCTCGGCACGTCCGTCCTGTGGTTCGAACGCGACTGGGACGGTACGGGGTTGCCGCTGCCCCCGGAGGGCTGGCGCGCCGACTGTCTGGCCACCGCCACCACCCACGACCTGCCGCCCACCGCGTCCCGCCTCACCGGCGACCACGTCGAACTCCGCGACCGGCTGGGCCTGTTGACCCGCCCGGTGGGCCAGGAGCGGGCCGAGGCGGCGGCGGACGTGGGGGAGTGGCTGGCGCTGCTCGCCCGGCTCGGGCTGCTGCAGGGGGCCGCCGGAGGTGTCTCGGAGCAGTCGGAGGAGGCGGAGATCCAGGCCGTGCACCGCTTCCTGCTGCGCACCCCCGCCCGCCTCGTCGGCGTCTGGCTCCCGGACGCCGTCGGCGACCGCCGCCCGCAGAACCTGCCGGGCACCTGGGACCAGTACCCGAACTGGCGCCTGCCCGTCGCCGACGCCGAGGGCCGGCCCGTCACCCTGGAGGAACTGGCCGCCTCGCCCCGGCTGCACGCCCTCATGGAGGTGCTGCGCGAAGGCCGGGCCACCGGTGGCCCGGAGCCCTCCGCGTGA
- a CDS encoding FAD-dependent monooxygenase: protein MNGTVSKVVVVGAGPTGLLLAGDLAAAGIPVTLAERRPRGISNLSRAFVLHARTLEQLDARGLADELEAKGQTLDRLRLFGRLTVDLTTLHSRFRHLLVLPQYEVEKALERRAVEAGVRFAYETEVTGLVQDADGVTLRVRGSGGEAGELRAAYAVGTDGMRSAVREALGLPFPGRSVIRSVVLADVRLAEQPQTLLTVNAVGDAFAFLAPFGDGYHRVIGWHRDRDVADSEPLGLDEVREITRLALGRDYGMHDARWMSRFHSDERQAPAYRVDRVFLAGDAAHVHTPAGGQGMNTGLQDAANLSWKLAAAIDGYAGEGLLDTYQSERHPVGRSVLRSSGGIVRLAMAKRPGTLAARALLTTFLGHARPARTRMVGQVTGIGYAYPAPRGAHPLVGRRVPDVALRDGRLYEALRDGRFVLVAPATGTGTPARKDRLTVATWASDRRTSLLVRPDGYAAWAAESATAEQTEEALDGALGRD, encoded by the coding sequence ATGAACGGCACTGTCAGCAAGGTCGTCGTCGTCGGCGCGGGTCCCACCGGGCTGCTACTCGCCGGTGATCTCGCCGCCGCCGGAATCCCCGTCACCCTGGCCGAGCGAAGGCCGCGCGGGATCAGCAACCTCTCCCGCGCCTTCGTCCTGCACGCCCGCACGCTGGAGCAGCTCGACGCGCGGGGCCTCGCCGACGAGCTGGAGGCCAAGGGGCAGACCCTCGACCGGCTGCGGCTCTTCGGCCGGCTGACCGTCGACCTCACCACCCTGCACTCCCGCTTCAGGCATCTGCTCGTCCTGCCGCAGTACGAGGTGGAGAAGGCACTGGAGCGGCGGGCCGTCGAGGCCGGGGTGCGGTTCGCATACGAGACCGAGGTGACGGGGCTCGTGCAGGACGCGGACGGGGTGACGCTGAGGGTGCGCGGGTCCGGCGGGGAGGCCGGGGAGCTGCGGGCCGCGTACGCCGTCGGGACGGACGGGATGCGCAGCGCCGTGCGGGAGGCGCTGGGGCTGCCCTTCCCCGGGCGGTCGGTGATCCGCTCCGTCGTCCTCGCCGACGTCAGGCTCGCCGAGCAGCCGCAGACGCTGCTGACGGTGAACGCGGTCGGGGACGCGTTCGCGTTCCTCGCGCCGTTCGGGGACGGCTACCACCGGGTGATCGGCTGGCACCGGGACCGCGATGTCGCCGACAGCGAGCCCCTCGGACTCGACGAGGTCAGGGAGATCACCCGGCTCGCGCTCGGCCGTGACTACGGTATGCACGACGCCCGTTGGATGTCCCGCTTCCACAGCGACGAACGGCAGGCCCCGGCCTACCGGGTGGACCGCGTGTTCCTCGCCGGGGACGCCGCGCACGTGCACACCCCGGCCGGCGGCCAGGGCATGAACACCGGTCTCCAGGACGCCGCCAATCTGAGCTGGAAGCTGGCGGCGGCGATCGACGGGTACGCCGGCGAGGGACTGCTGGACACCTACCAGTCCGAACGCCACCCCGTCGGCAGGTCCGTGCTGCGCAGCAGCGGCGGGATCGTACGGCTCGCGATGGCCAAGCGCCCCGGGACCCTCGCGGCCCGCGCCCTGCTCACCACGTTCCTCGGCCACGCCCGCCCGGCCCGCACGCGCATGGTCGGCCAGGTCACCGGCATCGGCTACGCGTACCCGGCGCCGCGCGGCGCGCACCCCCTGGTCGGCAGGCGCGTCCCGGACGTGGCGCTGCGGGACGGCCGCCTGTACGAGGCCCTGCGGGACGGCAGGTTCGTCCTCGTCGCCCCCGCCACCGGAACCGGCACCCCCGCCCGCAAGGACCGCCTCACCGTGGCCACTTGGGCGAGCGACCGGCGTACGAGCCTGCTGGTGCGGCCGGACGGATACGCGGCCTGGGCGGCGGAGTCGGCGACCGCCGAGCAGACCGAGGAGGCGCTGGACGGGGCCCTCGGGCGGGACTGA
- a CDS encoding response regulator transcription factor, with product MIKILIAEDMAMLRRALAELLSLEADFEVVAEVDRGDEIVPRARALQPDVAVLDIGLPGMDGISAAAALGTAVPDCRILMLTGLGNPSTLRRALATRATGFLRKDADPTQLVGAIRAVAAGQRAVDPQLAVAALEDVTQPLAPRELEVLRLAAAGEGTAAIARRLFLSPGTVRNYLSSAVVKLSARNRMDAVRIAREGGWI from the coding sequence ATGATAAAGATTCTGATCGCCGAGGACATGGCGATGCTGCGCCGGGCGCTGGCCGAACTCCTGTCCCTGGAGGCGGACTTCGAGGTGGTGGCCGAAGTCGACCGCGGGGACGAGATCGTGCCGAGGGCGCGCGCCCTGCAACCGGACGTGGCCGTGCTCGACATCGGTCTGCCCGGCATGGACGGCATCTCCGCCGCCGCCGCGCTGGGCACCGCCGTGCCCGACTGCCGGATCCTGATGCTCACGGGCCTCGGCAACCCCAGCACGCTGCGACGGGCACTGGCGACACGTGCCACGGGCTTCCTGCGCAAGGACGCCGACCCCACCCAACTCGTCGGCGCCATCCGCGCGGTGGCCGCCGGCCAGCGGGCCGTCGACCCGCAGCTGGCGGTCGCGGCGCTCGAAGACGTCACACAGCCGCTGGCCCCCCGTGAGCTGGAGGTCCTCCGGCTCGCCGCGGCAGGCGAGGGCACCGCGGCGATCGCCCGCCGGCTGTTCCTCTCGCCGGGCACCGTGCGCAACTACCTGAGCAGCGCGGTGGTCAAACTGAGCGCCCGCAACCGCATGGACGCGGTACGGATCGCCCGCGAGGGCGGCTGGATCTGA
- a CDS encoding sensor histidine kinase: MQGSALHDGARAEQEDARSRHLARGTSIAITFAVLVAFFGIGVTYLVEGHPSPLGLGTGITTLLLVYGLQLAHSFPHLSPRLARRQYWTLGFQTLLTYLPFLFYAEAWLAAPGFLAGSALLVLPARWKWPAYGAAVGSAALLVLETGLGRGSVWYGTVATALTGLVVYGLSELTRLVQEAHRSRSELTRMALEAERLRFSRDLHDLLGISLTTIAFKCELARRLPPSKHARLHQELTEILDTTQRAFADVRAVSQTYRAMSLTAEVDTVFATLKDMGIHAVFRGGAGPLPPHIETTLATVLREGITNMLRHSRVGTCVVQLSREPGAVGLIVTNDGIPAQPAGSAGGTRPGSGLTNLRERIEAVDGRLSIKIMDDKWFSLTAVVPLPAGAHESKRPVLRTAARPPAHPPESELRDSATVA, encoded by the coding sequence ATGCAAGGTTCTGCCCTGCATGACGGCGCGCGCGCCGAGCAGGAGGACGCGCGGAGCAGGCACCTCGCCCGCGGCACCTCCATCGCCATCACCTTCGCGGTACTTGTGGCCTTCTTCGGCATCGGCGTGACCTACCTGGTGGAGGGGCACCCCTCGCCTCTCGGACTGGGCACGGGCATCACCACCCTGCTCCTCGTCTACGGGCTCCAACTGGCGCATTCCTTTCCCCATCTGTCGCCCCGGCTGGCCCGCCGGCAGTACTGGACCCTCGGGTTCCAGACGCTCCTGACGTATCTTCCGTTCCTCTTCTACGCCGAGGCCTGGCTCGCCGCTCCCGGCTTCCTCGCCGGCTCCGCGCTGCTGGTGCTCCCCGCCCGCTGGAAGTGGCCCGCGTACGGGGCGGCCGTGGGGTCGGCCGCCCTGCTGGTGCTGGAGACCGGCCTGGGCCGCGGTTCGGTCTGGTACGGGACGGTGGCGACCGCCCTGACCGGCCTGGTGGTGTACGGGCTCTCCGAGCTGACCCGGCTCGTCCAGGAGGCCCACCGCTCCCGCAGCGAGCTGACCCGGATGGCGCTGGAGGCGGAGCGGCTGCGGTTCTCCCGCGATCTGCACGACCTGCTGGGCATCAGCCTGACCACCATCGCCTTCAAGTGCGAGCTGGCGCGACGGCTGCCGCCCTCCAAGCACGCCCGGCTCCACCAGGAGCTGACGGAGATCCTGGACACCACCCAGCGGGCCTTCGCCGACGTACGGGCCGTCTCCCAGACCTACCGCGCCATGTCGCTGACCGCGGAGGTCGACACCGTCTTCGCGACCCTCAAGGACATGGGTATCCACGCCGTCTTCCGCGGCGGCGCGGGGCCCCTGCCGCCCCACATAGAGACCACGCTGGCCACGGTCCTGCGCGAGGGGATCACCAACATGCTCCGGCACAGCAGGGTCGGGACCTGCGTCGTCCAGCTCAGCCGCGAGCCGGGCGCCGTCGGACTGATCGTGACCAACGACGGGATCCCGGCGCAGCCGGCCGGCTCGGCCGGGGGCACGCGGCCGGGAAGCGGACTCACCAACCTTCGCGAACGCATCGAAGCGGTCGACGGCAGGCTCAGCATCAAGATCATGGACGACAAGTGGTTCTCGCTGACGGCGGTCGTTCCGCTGCCGGCCGGAGCGCACGAGTCCAAGCGGCCCGTCCTGCGCACCGCCGCCCGCCCCCCGGCGCACCCTCCGGAGAGCGAGCTGCGCGACTCGGCGACGGTGGCCTGA
- a CDS encoding TOMM precursor leader peptide-binding protein: MNPAAPDDGLPRLGFAPHLRVESAPGEPVFLMTEDRVTTLGGEQVALLAPLLDGSRDLPRIVADAAPGLSPDRTERLVARLLDAGLLSAYPPDGRAGPERAYWALTGLAAGPDGGRGALLAPVDLTEDGGGALCEAVSAAGLRSAAVGGPADLTLALCHDYLDPRLSALDAEHRAAGRSWLPVRASGTHLWVGPFFSPGEGPCWSCLADRLRLRRRGEAYVQHRLGRGGPAGHRPSYLPSGRSAALHLALLEAAKWLAGHRDPHQGTLWRLDTRTLESSRHPVRRRPQCARCGDPLLVRDRVSAPVVLSPRPVRDTGGGGHRTAGPDEVLDRYAHLVDPVTGLVGEIRRDPRGPRFLNCFHAGAQPPWDPAKPPPALHTPLRSPGSGKGVTEAHAKVSALAEALERYSGYFQGDEPRLRGSYRELADRAVHPDTVQLFDRRQFADRAAWNRAHGPFHQVTEPFDEDAPLDWTPVWSLTEERQRLAPTSLLYYNAPDAETRYCRATSNGAAAGTSLEDAVVHGCLELVERDAIALWWYNRTRQPGVDLDRRDEWTAGTRAQLRDMGRSVWALDLTSDLGIPVVAAVSARIGGPSEDIVLGFGAHFDARIALRRALTELNQMLPPLTDRPPDGGTAYTGDDPEALAWFRHATTAGQPYLLPAARRSARPPAALRPPADAAAQAGALVELLRRHGLEVLVLDQTRPDVELPVAKVLIPGLRPHWAGFGPGRLFDVPVALGRLARPTDFTELNPFPLHL, translated from the coding sequence ATGAACCCCGCCGCCCCGGACGACGGGCTCCCCCGGCTGGGGTTCGCACCGCATCTGCGGGTCGAATCGGCGCCCGGGGAGCCCGTGTTCCTGATGACCGAGGACCGGGTGACCACGCTCGGCGGGGAACAGGTCGCGCTGCTGGCCCCGTTGCTCGACGGCAGCCGCGACCTGCCCCGGATCGTCGCCGACGCGGCACCCGGGCTGTCGCCCGACCGCACCGAACGGCTGGTGGCCAGGCTGCTGGACGCGGGGCTGCTGTCCGCCTATCCGCCGGACGGCCGCGCCGGGCCCGAGCGCGCCTACTGGGCCCTCACGGGTCTCGCGGCCGGGCCCGACGGCGGCCGGGGCGCCCTGCTGGCCCCGGTGGATCTCACCGAGGACGGCGGCGGCGCCCTGTGCGAGGCCGTGTCGGCGGCCGGACTGCGGTCCGCCGCCGTGGGCGGGCCCGCCGATCTGACCCTGGCGCTGTGCCACGACTACCTCGATCCGCGGCTGAGCGCCCTGGACGCGGAACACCGTGCCGCGGGCCGCAGTTGGCTGCCCGTGCGGGCGAGCGGCACCCATCTGTGGGTGGGCCCGTTCTTCTCCCCGGGCGAGGGTCCGTGCTGGAGCTGTCTCGCGGACCGGCTGCGGCTGCGGCGGCGCGGCGAGGCGTACGTCCAGCACCGGCTCGGGCGCGGCGGGCCCGCCGGGCACCGGCCGTCGTATCTGCCGTCGGGCCGGTCGGCGGCCCTGCACCTGGCCCTCCTTGAGGCGGCGAAGTGGCTGGCCGGGCACCGCGATCCGCACCAGGGCACCCTGTGGCGGCTGGACACCCGCACCCTGGAGAGCAGCCGCCATCCCGTGCGGCGCCGCCCGCAGTGCGCCCGCTGCGGCGACCCCCTGCTCGTACGCGACCGGGTGTCGGCCCCCGTCGTGCTGTCCCCGCGGCCGGTGCGCGACACCGGCGGAGGGGGTCACCGGACGGCCGGCCCGGACGAGGTCCTCGACCGGTACGCGCATCTCGTGGACCCCGTCACCGGGCTGGTCGGCGAGATCCGCCGGGATCCGCGGGGGCCGCGGTTCCTCAACTGTTTCCACGCGGGCGCCCAGCCGCCCTGGGACCCGGCGAAGCCGCCGCCCGCGCTGCACACACCGCTGCGCAGCCCCGGGTCGGGCAAGGGCGTCACCGAGGCCCACGCGAAGGTGAGCGCCCTGGCCGAGGCCCTTGAGCGGTACAGCGGTTACTTCCAGGGCGACGAGCCGCGCCTGCGGGGCAGTTACCGCGAGCTGGCGGACCGGGCCGTCCACCCGGACACCGTCCAGCTCTTCGACCGGCGGCAGTTCGCGGACCGGGCCGCCTGGAACCGCGCGCACGGCCCCTTCCACCAGGTGACCGAGCCCTTCGACGAGGACGCCCCGCTCGACTGGACGCCCGTCTGGTCACTGACCGAGGAGCGGCAGCGCCTCGCGCCGACGAGCCTGCTCTACTACAACGCTCCGGACGCGGAGACCCGTTACTGCCGGGCCACCTCCAACGGGGCCGCCGCGGGCACCAGTCTGGAGGACGCCGTCGTGCACGGCTGCCTGGAACTGGTGGAGCGGGACGCCATCGCCCTGTGGTGGTACAACCGCACGCGGCAGCCCGGAGTGGACCTCGACCGGCGGGACGAGTGGACCGCCGGGACCCGGGCCCAGCTGCGGGACATGGGGAGGTCGGTGTGGGCCCTCGACCTCACGTCCGATCTCGGCATCCCCGTGGTCGCGGCCGTCTCGGCCCGGATCGGCGGGCCGTCCGAGGACATCGTGCTGGGCTTCGGCGCCCACTTCGACGCGCGGATCGCGCTGCGCCGGGCACTGACCGAACTCAACCAGATGCTGCCGCCGTTGACGGACCGACCGCCGGACGGGGGGACCGCCTACACCGGCGACGACCCGGAGGCCCTCGCCTGGTTCCGGCACGCCACGACCGCGGGCCAGCCCTATCTGCTGCCCGCCGCCCGCAGGTCCGCCCGGCCGCCCGCCGCGCTGCGCCCGCCCGCCGACGCCGCGGCCCAGGCCGGGGCGCTGGTCGAGCTGTTGCGCCGGCACGGCCTGGAGGTGCTCGTCCTCGACCAGACCCGTCCCGATGTGGAGCTGCCCGTCGCCAAGGTGCTGATCCCCGGGCTGCGCCCGCACTGGGCGGGATTCGGTCCCGGCAGGCTGTTCGACGTACCGGTCGCGCTCGGCCGGCTGGCCCGGCCGACGGACTTCACCGAGCTGAATCCCTTTCCCCTGCACCTGTGA
- a CDS encoding AfsR/SARP family transcriptional regulator, producing MDIWLLGPLTAEVRGRSIVPTAAKPRQILALLAIHANRVLPVGTLMEEIWGSEPPQSALATLHTYILQLRRQLTAAYGADAGVSAKDVLVTQYGGYCWQAPTDAVDVPRYERLVAAGRVATGEDRQERASAYFREALALWRGSALVDVRIGPVLSIEVARLEESRLGVLERCLEADLRLGRHAELLTELIELTGRHPLHEGLHAQCMTALYRAGRSWQALDVYQRLRRRLAEELGLSPSPRLQRLQQAVLSAEPWLDVPGCGEDALLDRMIG from the coding sequence ATGGACATATGGCTGCTAGGACCGCTGACGGCCGAGGTGCGGGGCCGGTCGATCGTGCCGACAGCGGCGAAACCACGCCAGATTCTGGCCCTGCTGGCGATCCACGCCAACCGCGTCCTGCCCGTCGGGACGCTCATGGAGGAGATCTGGGGCAGCGAGCCGCCGCAGAGCGCGCTGGCGACCCTGCACACGTACATCCTCCAGCTGCGCCGGCAGCTCACCGCGGCCTACGGCGCCGACGCGGGGGTGTCCGCCAAGGACGTCCTCGTCACCCAGTACGGCGGCTACTGCTGGCAGGCGCCCACGGACGCCGTCGACGTACCGCGCTACGAGCGGCTGGTCGCCGCGGGCCGGGTCGCCACGGGCGAGGACCGGCAGGAGAGGGCGTCGGCGTACTTCCGTGAGGCGCTCGCCCTGTGGCGCGGGTCCGCGCTCGTCGACGTGCGCATCGGACCCGTACTGAGCATCGAGGTGGCCCGGCTGGAGGAGAGCAGGCTCGGGGTGCTGGAGCGGTGTCTGGAGGCGGACCTGAGGCTGGGTCGCCACGCGGAGCTGCTGACCGAGCTGATCGAACTGACCGGACGTCATCCGCTGCACGAGGGGCTGCACGCCCAGTGCATGACGGCGCTGTACCGGGCGGGCCGCTCCTGGCAGGCGCTCGACGTCTACCAGCGGCTGCGCCGTCGGCTGGCGGAGGAACTGGGGCTCTCGCCCTCCCCGCGCCTGCAGCGGCTGCAGCAGGCGGTGCTCTCGGCGGAGCCGTGGCTGGACGTGCCCGGGTGCGGGGAGGACGCGCTGCTCGACCGCATGATCGGCTGA
- the rfbH gene encoding lipopolysaccharide biosynthesis protein RfbH — translation MTSDTKALVLEQVREYHRQQQPGNFVPGVTPILSSGAVLDEEDRVSLVEAALDLRIAAGAASRRFESRFARHIGVRKAHLVNSGSSANLLALSALTSPRLGEKRLLPGDEVITVAGGFPTTVNPIFQNGLTPVFVDLELGTYNTTAERVRAALSDRTRAIMIAHTLGNPYEVAEIQQLATDHELFLIEDNCDAVGSTYQGRMTGTFGDLATVSFYPAHHITTGEGGCVLTRNLELARIVESFRDWGRDCWCEPGEDNTCLKRFDYQLGDLPKGYDHKYIFSHIGYNLKATDLQGALALTQLKKLPEFGAARRRNWQRLRDGLADVPGLLLPTATPGSDPSWFGFVLTVLPDATYTRRDLIAFLEERRIGTRRLFGGNLTRHPAYLGTPHRVSGDLRNSDIITEQSFWIGVYPGITEEMTDYMLESIVEFVAKNG, via the coding sequence ATGACGTCGGACACCAAGGCCCTGGTCCTGGAGCAGGTTCGCGAGTACCACCGGCAGCAGCAGCCCGGGAACTTCGTACCGGGAGTGACACCGATCCTCTCCTCGGGGGCGGTCCTGGACGAGGAGGACCGGGTCTCTCTGGTGGAGGCGGCCCTGGATCTGCGGATCGCGGCCGGCGCGGCTTCCCGGCGTTTCGAGAGCAGGTTCGCCCGCCACATCGGCGTACGCAAGGCGCATCTGGTGAACTCGGGTTCCTCGGCGAACCTGCTGGCCCTGTCGGCGCTGACGTCCCCGCGGCTCGGTGAGAAGCGGCTGCTGCCGGGCGACGAGGTGATCACGGTGGCCGGCGGCTTCCCCACGACGGTGAACCCGATCTTCCAGAACGGCCTCACGCCCGTGTTCGTCGACCTCGAACTCGGCACGTACAACACGACGGCGGAACGCGTGCGGGCCGCGCTCTCGGACCGGACCCGGGCCATCATGATCGCGCACACTCTGGGCAACCCCTACGAGGTCGCGGAGATCCAGCAACTGGCCACCGACCACGAGCTGTTCCTGATCGAGGACAACTGCGACGCGGTGGGCTCGACCTATCAGGGGCGGATGACGGGCACCTTCGGGGACCTGGCCACCGTCAGCTTCTACCCCGCCCACCACATCACGACGGGCGAGGGCGGCTGCGTCCTGACCCGGAACCTCGAACTGGCGCGGATCGTCGAGTCGTTCCGCGACTGGGGACGGGACTGCTGGTGCGAGCCGGGCGAGGACAACACCTGCCTCAAGCGGTTCGACTACCAGCTGGGCGACCTCCCCAAGGGGTACGACCACAAGTACATCTTCTCGCACATCGGCTACAACCTGAAGGCGACCGACCTCCAAGGGGCCCTGGCACTGACCCAGTTGAAGAAGCTCCCGGAGTTCGGCGCGGCGCGGCGGCGCAACTGGCAGCGGCTGCGCGACGGTCTCGCGGACGTCCCCGGTCTGCTGCTGCCCACCGCGACCCCCGGCAGCGACCCGAGCTGGTTCGGCTTCGTCCTGACCGTGCTGCCCGACGCCACCTACACCCGCCGCGACCTGATCGCCTTCCTGGAGGAGCGGCGCATCGGCACGCGACGGCTGTTCGGCGGCAACCTCACCCGGCACCCGGCGTATCTCGGCACCCCGCACCGGGTGTCGGGGGACCTGCGCAACTCCGACATCATCACCGAGCAGAGCTTCTGGATCGGGGTGTATCCGGGCATCACCGAGGAGATGACCGACTACATGCTGGAGTCGATCGTCGAGTTCGTCGCCAAGAACGGCTGA
- a CDS encoding Gfo/Idh/MocA family protein, protein MPEDTPRPGLRMGVLGCADIAVRRILPAIVEHPSVRLVAVASRDGARSARLAARFGCAAVTGYRALLDRDDIDAVYVPLPPGMHHEWVAEALTAGKHVLVEKPLSTTYEQSAELVATAARLGLALTENFMFLHHSQHAAVRDLAREEIGELRVFSSSFGVPPPDPSSFRHDARLGGGALLDVGVYPLRAAQLQLAGELDVLGACLRVDEATGVDVAGSALLSTATGVTAQLDFGFQHSYRSAYALWGSRGRISVPRAFTPPREHRPVVRLEQQDRTTEMTLAADHQVGNALDAFAAAALSGTGRAALGDALLRQALLVEQVRKAARVVSV, encoded by the coding sequence ATGCCCGAGGACACTCCACGACCCGGACTCCGCATGGGGGTGCTGGGCTGTGCCGACATCGCGGTGCGCCGGATCCTGCCTGCGATCGTGGAGCACCCGTCGGTGCGGCTGGTGGCCGTGGCGAGCCGCGACGGGGCCAGGAGCGCACGGCTCGCGGCCCGGTTCGGCTGCGCGGCGGTGACCGGCTACCGGGCGCTCCTCGACCGGGACGACATCGACGCCGTCTATGTGCCGCTGCCGCCGGGCATGCACCACGAATGGGTCGCCGAGGCGCTCACCGCGGGCAAGCACGTCCTGGTGGAGAAGCCGCTCAGCACCACGTACGAACAGAGCGCCGAACTGGTGGCGACGGCCGCCCGGCTCGGTCTGGCGCTCACCGAGAACTTCATGTTCCTGCACCACTCGCAGCACGCGGCGGTACGGGACCTGGCCCGCGAGGAGATCGGTGAACTGCGCGTCTTCTCCAGCTCCTTCGGCGTACCGCCGCCCGACCCGTCGTCCTTCCGGCACGACGCGCGGCTCGGCGGCGGCGCCCTGCTGGACGTCGGCGTCTATCCGCTGCGCGCCGCCCAGCTCCAGCTCGCCGGGGAACTCGACGTCCTCGGCGCCTGTCTGCGCGTCGACGAGGCCACCGGGGTCGACGTCGCCGGCAGCGCCCTGCTCTCCACGGCGACCGGGGTGACCGCCCAGCTCGACTTCGGCTTCCAGCACTCCTACCGCTCGGCGTACGCCCTGTGGGGCAGCCGGGGCCGGATCAGCGTGCCGCGGGCCTTCACCCCGCCCCGGGAGCACCGCCCGGTGGTCCGCCTCGAACAGCAGGACAGGACCACCGAGATGACGCTGGCGGCCGACCACCAGGTGGGCAACGCGCTCGACGCGTTCGCGGCGGCGGCCCTGTCGGGCACCGGGCGGGCGGCCCTGGGAGACGCGCTGCTGCGGCAGGCGCTGCTGGTCGAGCAGGTGCGCAAGGCGGCACGGGTCGTGAGCGTCTGA